A DNA window from Carassius gibelio isolate Cgi1373 ecotype wild population from Czech Republic chromosome A6, carGib1.2-hapl.c, whole genome shotgun sequence contains the following coding sequences:
- the LOC128016038 gene encoding uncharacterized protein LOC128016038, producing MTAPSPKKMKCQSKETNTSSGDKTFIQSMPSPKQERKTYNKKQYCLYCSKPYSKMARHLEFVHRNEVGVVKAVAFPKHSKERRVQLNLLRKRGNFAHNTDVVRQGHGEMIACYRPKNSQRANEFIHCIYCQGLYNKRSLWKHIKNCPLKPKNEDAQGRKRVRSLCALNTPVGLEVSKGFKKVLSFMNYDEVSRVVHTDRCIMQLGEHMFNRMGSDVTKHDYIRQKMREVGRLLLEARKITPLRTMVDFIIPTNFKHVIAAVKVVSGYDEEKNSYRIPSLALKLGHSLNKISSIVESNAMMYGDHERAECARDFRKIHQARWNEYISAGAITTLKEAKWNTPQIIPFTQDVKVLHTHLEKKHNELLSKLRSCPSADSYAALAKVTLSQVILFNRRREGEVSRMLLSAFKSRDSSELHEDIAICLSEFERKLCLHFSRVEIRGKRGRKVPVLLKPSMVSAMELLVETRELCGVPAENPFMFARCGAMSAYRGGECINKAACECGIKNPDALSSTRLRKHIATMSKILNLNENEADQLADFLGHDIRIHRQYYRLPEGTLQLAKMSKVLMAMEKGTLSDYKGKKLDDIEIDPNEQLEAQGDSMSSDEEDSSDLSQTTAPAPVQTEQPVQSEQAVSQEDQGSSNAPKKKWEDSEVKAVERHMMSFIKTCKVPGKQDCERCIHAEPEALKQRTWTGVKNYVRNRITTLKRKGGL from the exons ATGACCGCACCATCACCTAAAAAGATGAAATGCCAATCTAAAGAGACAAACACCTCGTCTGGTGATAAGACTTTTATTCAGTCAATGCCATCACCTAAGCAGGAACGCAAGACGTACAACAAAAAGCAGTATTGCCTTTATTGCTCTAAGCCATATTCAAAAATGGCCAGACACCTTGAATTTGTCCATCGCAACGAAGTGGGGGTTGTAAAGGCAGTAGCATTTCCAAAACATTCCAAAGAAAGACGAGTCCAGTTAAACCTCCTTAGAAAAAGGGGCAACTTTGCCCACAACACCGATGTGGTGAGACAAGGACATGGGGAGATGATTGCCTGCTACCGTCCAAAAAATAGTCAAAGAGCCAATGAATTTATTCACTGCATTTACTGCCAAGGGCTTTATAACAAGCGTAGCCTTTGGAAACATATCAAAAACTGTCCCCTGAAACCAAAAAATGAGGATGCCCAGGGCAGGAAAAGAGTTCGATCCCTGTGTGCTCTAAACACACCAGTGGGCTTAGAAGTGAGCAAAGGATTCAAGAAAGTACTCTCCTTTATGAACTATGATGAAGTTTCGCGTGTAGTTCATACTGACAGATGCATCATGCAGCTGGGGGAGCACATGTTCAACAGGATGGGGTCTGATGTGACCAAACATGACTACATCAGACAGAAGATGAGAGAAGTAGGCAGACTTCTTCTTGAAGCAAGGAAGATTACCCCACTGAGAACAATGGTAGACTTCATCATACCAACTAACTTCAAACATGTCATAGCAGCTGTTAAAGTTGTATCTGGCTATgatgaagagaaaaactcctacCGCATTCCTTCTTTAGCTCTCAAACTTGGGCATTCTTTAAACAAGATATCTAGCATTGTTGAGAGCAATGCCATGATGTATGGAGATCATGAGCGTGCTGAGTGTGCCCGAGACTTCAGGAAAATACACCAGGCAAGGTGGAATGAGTACATTTCTGCTGGTGCTATAACTACATTGAAAGAAGCCAAGTGGAACACACCACAGATCATTCCTTTCACTCAGGATGTCAAAGTCCTGCACACACATCTTGAAAAGAAACACAATGAGCTCCTAAGTAAGCTCAGATCTTGCCCTTCTGCTGACAGCTACGCTGCTCTAGCCAAGGTCACGCTGTCCCAGGTCATCCTGTTCAACCGAAGGAGAGAAGGTGAGGTATCCCGGATGCTTTTGTCAGCTTTTAAAAGCAGGGATTCTTCTGAGCTACACGAAGACATTgccatctgtctgtctgagttTGAGAGGAAGCTGTGTCTGCACTTCTCAAGAGTTGAGATCCGTGGTAAACGAGGGAGAAAGGTTCCTGTGCTCCTCAAGCCTTCCATGGTTTCTGCCATGGAGCTGCTTGTTGAAACGCGTGAGCTTTGTGGTGTTCCAGCAGAGAATCCCTTTATGTTTGCTAGATGTGGAGCAATGTCTGCCTACAGAGGAGGAGAGTGCATCAACAAAGCTGCTTGCGAATGTGGCATAAAGAACCCTGATGCACTGTCATCAACTAGGCTTAGGAAACACATAGCAACCATGTCTAAAATTCTTAACCTTAATGAGAATGAAGCAGACCAACTGGCTGATTTCCTTGGTCACGATATCCGAATCCACAGACAGTATTATCGGTTACCAGAGGGAACACTGCAGCTGGCAAAAATGAGTAAAGTCCTAATGGCCATGGAGAAAGGAACACTGTCTGACTACAAAGGAAAGAAACTTGATGACATTGAAATCGACCCAAATG agcAACTTGAGGCCCAAGGTGATTCCATGTCAAGTGATGAGGAGGATTCCAGTGACCTCTCTCAGACGACAGCACCAGCACCAGTACAGACTGAACAACCTGTTCAATCTGAACAAGCTGTTTCACAGGAGGATCAAG gtTCTTCAAATGCTCCAAAAAAGAAATGGGAGGACAGTGAGGTAAAAGCAGTAGAGAGACACATGATGAGTTTCATCAAGACATGCAAAGTTCCTGGTAAGCAAGACTGTGAAAGATGCATTCACGCAGAGCCAGAAGCTTTGAAGCAGCGAACATGGACtggtgtgaaaaattatgtgcgGAACAGGATCACGACTCTTAAAAGAAAGGGTGGTTTGTAG